A DNA window from Vigna angularis cultivar LongXiaoDou No.4 chromosome 1, ASM1680809v1, whole genome shotgun sequence contains the following coding sequences:
- the LOC128193608 gene encoding ABC transporter G family member 1-like yields MASLLPYNSPARGDYESKPNSSRVEATAVEIEEEWSVPKGKGSKKGESSGWREEEGMCLTWKNVWVTASMGKNGSKSILQGLTGYAKPGQLLAIMGPSGSGKSTLLDALAGRLGSDTRQTGEILINGKKQALAYGTSAYVTQDDTLLTTLTVGEAVHYSAQLQLPDTMSKQEKKERADFTIREMGLQDAINTRIGGLFVKGISGGQKRRVSICIEILTRPRLLFLDEPTSGLDSAASYYVMKRIATFDKRDDVRRTIIASIHQPSTEVFHLFDNLCLLSSGRTVYFGPASAASEFFASNGFACPSLMNPSDHMLKTINKDFEQDTELGGKETIPTEEVIEILVNSYKSSEMNQEVEKEVAELAEKDTSSTNNKRKHAGFISQCFSLTKRSSINMYRDLGYYWLRLAIYIALAISLATIFYDLGTSHRSIQDRGSFLMFVSSFITFMTIGGFPSFVEDMKVFERERLNGHYSVTAYVVGNTFSSIPFLLLVSVIPGSIAYYLPGLQKGFEHFVYFICSLFSCLMLVESLMMIVASIVPNFLMGIITGAGIQGMMILSGGFFRLPRDLPNPFWKYPMFYFAFHRYAYQGMFKNEFEGLRFDSDNVEGGSYVTGEEILRNTWQVNMSYSKWVDLGILLGMIFLYRVLFLVNIKTTEKLKPIIVSFLSSRTSTKRTTSIMQNPTATPLQEVQVT; encoded by the exons ATGGCTTCTCTTCTTCCATATAATTCACCTGCTCGTGGTGACTATGAAAGTAAACCTAACTCATCAAGAGTTGAAGCCACTGCAGTGGAGATAGAAGAAGAATGGAGTGTTCCAAAAGGGAAAGGGAGTAAAAAAGGAGAAAGTTCAGGTTGGAGAGAAGAGGAAGGTATGTGCTTGACATGGAAAAATGTATGGGTCACTGCTTCCATGGGAAAGAATGGAAGCAAGTCAATTCTGCAGGGTTTAACTGGTTATGCCAAGCCAGGCCAACTTTTGGCCATAATGGGTCCTTCTGGTTCTGGAAAGTCTACACTTCTTGATGCCTTGGCAG GGAGATTAGGTTCCGACACAAGGCAAACTGGGGAGATTCTTATCAATGGGAAGAAACAAGCCCTCGCATATGGAACATCA GCATATGTGACACAAGATGATACCTTATTGACAACCTTAACGGTTGGAGAAGCTGTGCACTATTCAGCTCAACTGCAGTTACCTGACACCATGtcaaaacaagagaagaaagagagagcaGACTttacaatcagagaaatgggtCTTCAAGATGCCATTAACACAAGAATTGGAGGATTGTTTGTTAAAGGAATAAGTGGAGGTCAGAAAAGGAGAGTGAGCATTTGCATTGAGATTCTTACACGACCAAGGCTTCTTTTCCTTGATGAACCAACTAGTGGACTTGATAGTGCAGCTTCCTATTATGTCATGAAAAGAATCGCTACATTTGATAAAAGAGATGACGTTCGCCGAACTATTATTGCCTCAATCCACCAACCTAGTACTGAAGTTTTTCATCTTTTCGACAACCTTTGTCTTCTATCTTCAGGCAGAACTGTCTACTTTGGACCTGCTTCTGCTGCAAGTGAG TTTTTCGCTTCAAATGGTTTTGCTTGTCCTTCTCTCATGAATCCATCAGATCATATGCTGAAAACCATAAACAAGGATTTCGAACAG GACACTGAGTTAGGAGGGAAGGAAACAATACCCACTGAAGAAGTGATTGAGATCCTTGTAAATTCGTACAAGTCATCTGAAATGAACCAAGAAGTTGAGAAAGAAGTAGCAGAACTAGCTGAAAAG GACACCAGTTCAACAAACAATAAGAGAAAGCATGCTGGCTTTATTAGTCAGTGCTTTTCTCTTACCAAACGATCGTCCATTAACATGTATCGTGATCTCGGCTATTATTGGTTACGCCTTGCCATATATATTGCATTGGCTATAAGTTTAGCCACTATTTTCTATGATTTAGGTACAAGCCACCGCTCAATTCAG GATAGAGGTTCATTTCTTATGTTTGTATCTTCATTCATCACTTTCATGACCATTGGCGGATTCCCTTCTTTTGTGGAGGATATGAAG GTGTTTGAACGTGAGAGACTAAATGGACATTACAGTGTGACTGCATATGTGGTTGGGAACACCTTTTCATCAATTCCATTCTTGTTGTTGGTTTCTGTGATTCCTGGATCTATAGCCTATTACCTTCCTGGTCTTCAGAAAGGCTTCGAACACTTTGTATACTTCATCTGTTCTCTCTTTTCTTGTCTGATGTTGGTAGAGAGTCTTATGATGATAGTTGCAAGCATTGTCCCCAACTTTCTAATGGGCATCATAACTGGTGCTGGAATTCAAGGAATGATGATTCTGAGTGGTGGGTTCTTCAGATTGCCGAGAGATCTTCCAAACCCATTTTGGAAATACCCAATGTTCTATTTTGCCTTCCATAGATATGCGTACCAAGGAATGTTCAAAAACGAGTTTGAAGGACTAAGATTCGATTCAGATAATGTCGAAGGTGGCTCCTACGTTACTGGTGAAGAAATTCTAAGAAACACATGGCAAGTAAACATGAGTTACTCAAAGTGGGTTGATCTTGGAATCTTGCTGGGGATGATTTTTCTCTATCGAGTCCTCTTCTTAGTTAACATCAAAACTACTGAGAAGCTGAAACCGATCATTGTATCATTCTTGTCGTCAAGAACTTCTACCAAGCGAACAACGTCGATCATGCAGAATCCCACTGCCACTCCTCTTCAAGAAGTTCAAGTTACTTAA